Proteins from one Planctomycetota bacterium genomic window:
- a CDS encoding serpin family protein — MRKTLIMAGLLLVLAMCFAITCKKEPAESTTPVTDKSTEPAVKSDVPTTKEPLPTEKSGDISSLVAGNTEFALNLYDYLAGQEKGNIFFSPYSISTALAMTYAGARNKTEEEMQSTLCFPEEWKQEKLHAAFAELLNRTKPGKDSGYQLSVANALWGQKGVLWLKGFLADSRKYYGAGLMEVDYAMDKEKARQEINAWVEKETNDKIKELIKENILTELTRLVLTNAIYFKGTWAEEFDKKLTKEGEFYVSQDEKIMTPMMHKQTEFNYFKNDTFQCLEIPYKGNEIAMVVLLPKKGTELSELESSLDMKSLAEGLKSQGKTKVHVSLPKFKTTCEFELSDPLKEMGMSDAFSMTADFSGLNGKKDLYISNVIHKAFVEVNEEGTEAAAATAVIIETKSMPPPPEFFTVDRPFIFFIRDLRTDSVLFLGRITNPTK; from the coding sequence ATGAGAAAGACACTGATAATGGCGGGACTGCTGCTGGTTTTGGCGATGTGCTTTGCCATCACCTGCAAGAAAGAGCCTGCGGAAAGCACCACCCCTGTAACGGATAAAAGCACGGAACCGGCGGTAAAAAGCGATGTGCCGACCACCAAAGAACCGCTTCCGACAGAGAAAAGCGGAGATATAAGCTCGCTGGTCGCCGGCAACACCGAATTCGCGCTCAATCTTTATGACTACCTGGCGGGACAGGAAAAAGGCAATATTTTCTTTTCGCCTTACAGCATTTCCACGGCGCTGGCAATGACCTACGCGGGCGCCCGGAACAAGACCGAAGAGGAGATGCAATCTACGCTTTGCTTCCCGGAGGAATGGAAGCAGGAAAAGCTGCACGCCGCGTTTGCCGAACTCTTGAACAGGACAAAACCGGGTAAGGATTCCGGATACCAGCTTTCCGTCGCCAACGCGCTCTGGGGGCAGAAAGGCGTTCTCTGGCTTAAAGGGTTCCTGGCCGATTCCCGGAAATATTACGGAGCGGGGCTAATGGAAGTCGATTATGCCATGGACAAGGAAAAGGCGCGGCAGGAAATCAATGCCTGGGTGGAAAAAGAGACCAATGACAAAATCAAGGAGCTTATAAAAGAAAACATATTGACCGAGCTGACCAGGCTGGTTTTAACCAACGCAATATATTTCAAGGGCACCTGGGCGGAAGAGTTCGATAAAAAACTCACCAAGGAAGGCGAATTTTACGTTTCCCAGGATGAGAAAATCATGACGCCCATGATGCACAAACAAACAGAATTTAACTATTTCAAAAACGACACCTTCCAGTGCCTGGAAATCCCTTATAAAGGGAACGAAATCGCCATGGTGGTATTGTTGCCCAAAAAGGGCACGGAGCTTTCGGAATTGGAATCCTCGCTTGATATGAAAAGCCTGGCCGAAGGGCTGAAAAGCCAGGGGAAAACAAAAGTCCATGTCTCACTGCCCAAGTTTAAAACGACCTGCGAGTTTGAGCTTTCGGACCCGCTTAAGGAAATGGGCATGTCGGATGCTTTCAGCATGACGGCCGATTTTTCCGGCCTGAACGGCAAGAAAGATTTATATATTTCTAACGTGATTCACAAGGCGTTCGTCGAGGTAAATGAAGAAGGCACCGAAGCAGCTGCGGCAACCGCCGTGATTATCGAGACGAAAAGCATGCCTCCGCCGCCGGAGTTTTTCACAGTTGACCGGCCATTCATATTCTTTATCAGAGACCTAAGGACCGACAGCGTGCTTTTCCTAGGAAGGATAACGAACCCGACCAAATAA
- a CDS encoding peptidylprolyl isomerase produces the protein MAQAKRGDTVKVHYTGKLQDGSVFDSSIKREPLQFTLGARQVVPGFEEGVLGMDLNETKTVTIPPEKAYGQHYEKRVATFPLKELPSDIKPELDKMVYFTQPDGRRAGFKVTKLTKDSVTFDGNHPLAGKALIFEITLVEIVPAC, from the coding sequence ATGGCACAGGCAAAAAGGGGCGATACCGTTAAGGTCCATTATACAGGGAAACTCCAAGACGGTTCTGTTTTTGACAGTTCTATAAAACGCGAACCCCTGCAATTTACCCTCGGTGCCAGGCAGGTTGTGCCGGGCTTTGAAGAAGGCGTCCTCGGGATGGATCTGAACGAGACTAAAACCGTGACCATCCCTCCGGAAAAAGCCTATGGGCAGCATTACGAAAAAAGGGTGGCAACTTTTCCGCTCAAAGAGCTTCCTTCTGATATCAAGCCGGAGCTTGATAAAATGGTGTATTTTACCCAGCCGGATGGAAGACGCGCTGGTTTTAAAGTGACCAAACTGACCAAAGACAGCGTCACCTTTGACGGCAATCACCCTCTGGCCGGCAAGGCCTTGATTTTCGAAATTACGTTGGTGGAAATAGTTCCCGCTTGCTAA